A single genomic interval of Shewanella psychropiezotolerans harbors:
- the tssM gene encoding type VI secretion system membrane subunit TssM: MWSKLKSFFIKLLPEFKSALPILLVAIFVLINVGIWWAGPWLEIESEHVLASVGSRVVASTIFSLSCFALWGWFQWRKLNQYNADNEKVQQLKDDPIKGMVERQQVELNDVMSGLKESLNTRNYLYALPWYLVLGVENAGKTSMINRSGQKFVFSSVMRASGKKSENPYSFDWWISDNAVLIDPDGELLTQKKVEGSNEGEMTRRLWTHFVEWLESTRSRRPLNGVVLALDMANVISSATSERKAYAQLIRARLRELMETLSTRLPVYITLTKLDLLLGFEPFFRHYTQAQRDEIMGFTFSLNSVNDLDSWLKEFDEDYSGFIARINAHLPRALLQCRDKEERAAIYSFTRQIAGSHQVLQEFFSDALASDQFSTSALVRGVYFTSVYQQGVPTNAYVDSASRRYGLRESINSAQKSENSTTYFIQSLFKQIIYPEAGLASDNFKVAKQKRRLMTLSFVACTIASVLLVGTWHRYYLLNGEQADAVLNKVTEFNELNELSSFDLLGKSIIPPLNTIRAATLEFGFFRDKPRLISDFGLYQGHTIGPKVEETYLRLLSYRYLPALLKQVAIDMSDAPENSNEKLAILRVFRMMVDKSGRQDEFVKAYFSKVWQKSYEGDRILQTQLMEHLDYALLHTDLQAMRLAGVIEAEDTLKSYDKLIAKTQAELSTLPIEQRVYRQLRQSASAELGGALDLKLATGPAYELVFEERKEIKNHGDGMKIPRLLSKQGFERYFMPKSDSVADLALIDSWVLGQSDTTDFSDADKIALRNKIINQYTLDYKSSWRRALNDFELKDFRDINHGVMVIDNFAISNRPINRLLDTLTTNTELFPSMPDDASARSVIMESPRYQIAAKIDSDFTALNHLLKSEGKQPAYLDEVMGSIERLHAYLKSIQDAPDVGKAALKAAQERLTLNDADPIYALERIATSLPKPVDAMVSKLASESWKVVLQSAIKHLEVRWYNEVFQDFEQNLASRYPFNPQSKKQVSIDDFERFFGPKGTLNNFYNDQMKMFLEENFDALNQFSEGDSTLVRKEVLQSLEQAKRIQQAFFNPKGNLDVEFSLETLQMSPNKRRSVMNIDGQFVEYTHGPHRGVALVWPNTLRDSAVSKLTLVPSKTDASPRSLVFEGPWAFFRLLDSARMSGSSSTSIDYKFVVDKGDVTYRLRTRDNVNPFTSKLLSSFEIPKTLY; this comes from the coding sequence ATGTGGTCGAAGCTGAAATCATTTTTTATCAAGCTATTACCAGAGTTTAAATCGGCATTACCCATTTTATTGGTGGCCATTTTTGTGTTGATCAATGTAGGGATCTGGTGGGCTGGTCCTTGGTTGGAGATAGAATCCGAGCATGTGCTCGCCAGTGTCGGTTCCCGAGTGGTGGCCAGCACTATCTTCTCGCTGTCGTGTTTCGCTCTGTGGGGCTGGTTTCAATGGCGTAAGTTGAACCAATATAACGCAGATAATGAGAAGGTTCAGCAGCTTAAAGATGATCCCATCAAGGGTATGGTCGAGCGCCAGCAAGTCGAGCTTAATGATGTGATGTCAGGGCTCAAAGAGAGTCTAAACACCCGTAACTACCTCTACGCCTTACCTTGGTATTTGGTGCTTGGGGTCGAGAATGCCGGTAAAACCAGCATGATAAACCGCTCGGGGCAGAAATTTGTGTTCTCCTCTGTGATGCGGGCCTCGGGCAAGAAGTCTGAAAATCCCTACTCCTTCGACTGGTGGATCAGTGACAATGCCGTGCTTATCGACCCTGACGGCGAGTTGCTGACGCAGAAGAAGGTAGAAGGCAGTAACGAAGGCGAGATGACAAGGCGTCTGTGGACCCATTTTGTCGAGTGGCTCGAGAGTACCCGCAGCCGCAGACCCCTCAATGGTGTGGTGTTAGCGCTGGATATGGCTAACGTTATCAGCTCGGCAACATCTGAACGTAAGGCTTATGCTCAGCTGATTCGAGCCCGTCTGCGTGAGTTGATGGAGACCCTGTCTACACGTCTGCCTGTGTATATCACCTTGACTAAACTAGATTTATTACTTGGTTTCGAGCCCTTCTTTCGCCATTACACTCAGGCCCAGAGAGATGAGATCATGGGGTTTACCTTCTCACTCAATTCGGTCAACGATCTGGACAGTTGGCTCAAGGAGTTCGATGAAGACTATTCCGGCTTTATCGCGCGCATCAATGCCCATCTTCCCCGGGCGCTGTTGCAGTGCCGTGATAAGGAAGAGCGCGCGGCCATCTATAGTTTTACCCGTCAGATAGCGGGTTCTCATCAGGTGCTACAAGAGTTCTTCAGCGATGCATTGGCCAGCGATCAATTTTCTACCTCGGCCCTGGTTCGTGGTGTCTATTTCACCTCGGTTTATCAACAAGGCGTGCCAACCAATGCCTATGTCGACAGTGCTTCACGTCGATATGGCCTGAGAGAGTCAATCAACAGTGCCCAGAAGAGTGAGAACTCGACGACTTATTTCATCCAGTCACTGTTTAAACAGATCATCTATCCTGAGGCCGGTCTAGCATCGGATAACTTCAAGGTGGCGAAACAAAAACGTCGTCTGATGACCCTCTCTTTCGTGGCATGCACAATCGCCTCGGTGCTCCTCGTCGGCACCTGGCACAGATATTACCTGCTTAACGGTGAGCAGGCGGACGCGGTATTGAACAAGGTGACCGAATTTAATGAACTCAATGAGCTCTCGAGCTTCGATCTACTGGGTAAGAGCATCATACCTCCCTTAAATACCATACGTGCAGCGACCTTAGAGTTCGGCTTCTTTCGTGATAAGCCAAGATTGATCTCAGATTTCGGTCTTTATCAGGGCCATACCATAGGGCCTAAAGTAGAGGAAACCTACCTGAGGCTGTTGTCATACCGTTACCTGCCGGCATTGCTGAAACAAGTGGCCATCGACATGTCCGATGCCCCCGAGAACAGCAATGAAAAGCTGGCGATACTCAGGGTGTTTCGCATGATGGTGGACAAGAGCGGTCGTCAGGATGAATTTGTTAAGGCGTATTTTTCTAAGGTGTGGCAGAAGTCCTATGAAGGGGATCGCATCTTACAGACTCAGTTGATGGAACATCTGGATTATGCTTTGTTGCATACGGATCTGCAGGCCATGAGGCTAGCCGGCGTCATAGAGGCGGAAGATACCCTGAAATCATACGATAAGCTGATCGCTAAGACTCAGGCCGAGTTGAGCACCTTACCCATAGAACAAAGGGTTTACAGGCAGCTCAGGCAATCGGCCTCGGCGGAATTAGGCGGCGCATTGGATCTTAAACTGGCCACGGGACCGGCCTATGAGCTGGTGTTTGAAGAACGTAAAGAGATCAAAAATCATGGTGATGGGATGAAGATCCCCCGTTTGCTCAGTAAGCAAGGGTTCGAGCGCTACTTTATGCCTAAGTCTGATTCGGTGGCAGATCTGGCGTTGATAGACAGCTGGGTGCTGGGCCAGTCCGATACCACGGATTTCAGTGATGCAGATAAGATAGCCCTGAGAAACAAGATCATCAATCAATATACCTTAGACTACAAGTCATCCTGGCGCAGGGCGCTCAATGATTTCGAGTTGAAGGATTTTCGGGATATCAATCATGGAGTCATGGTGATTGATAACTTTGCCATCAGCAATCGTCCCATTAATCGCCTGCTGGATACTTTGACCACTAACACTGAGCTATTCCCCTCTATGCCGGACGATGCCAGTGCTCGCAGTGTCATCATGGAATCTCCCCGTTATCAGATAGCGGCGAAGATAGACAGTGACTTTACCGCCTTGAACCATCTACTCAAGAGTGAGGGAAAGCAGCCCGCTTACCTTGACGAGGTAATGGGGTCTATTGAGCGATTGCACGCTTATCTTAAATCGATTCAGGATGCTCCCGATGTGGGTAAGGCTGCGCTCAAGGCGGCTCAGGAACGCCTGACCCTCAACGATGCCGATCCCATCTATGCTTTAGAGCGTATTGCCACCAGTTTGCCTAAACCTGTAGATGCCATGGTGAGCAAGCTGGCCAGTGAGAGCTGGAAAGTCGTGCTCCAAAGTGCAATCAAGCATTTAGAGGTTCGCTGGTATAACGAAGTGTTCCAGGATTTTGAGCAGAATCTGGCTTCACGTTATCCATTTAACCCTCAATCGAAAAAGCAGGTCTCCATCGATGACTTCGAACGCTTCTTCGGCCCTAAGGGCACATTGAACAACTTCTATAACGACCAGATGAAGATGTTTCTCGAAGAGAACTTCGATGCGCTAAATCAATTCAGCGAAGGTGATTCGACTCTGGTGCGCAAAGAGGTGTTGCAGTCTCTGGAGCAGGCTAAGCGTATCCAGCAGGCCTTCTTCAATCCCAAGGGTAACCTGGATGTGGAGTTTTCTCTGGAGACACTACAGATGAGCCCCAACAAACGCCGCAGTGTGATGAATATAGACGGTCAATTTGTCGAGTACACCCATGGTCCACATCGTGGAGTGGCGCTGGTATGGCCCAATACGTTACGGGACTCGGCGGTGAGCAAGCTGACTCTGGTGCCGAGTAAGACAGATGCTTCGCCTCGATCCCTGGTATTTGAAGGGCCCTGGGCCTTCTTCCGTCTGCTGGACAGTGCCAGAATGTCTGGCAGTAGCTCTACCAGTATCGATTATAAGTTTGTGGTCGATAAGGGCGATGTGACCTATCGATTGCGTACCCGGGATAATGTGAATCCATTTACTTCTAAGTTACTCAGTAGCTTCGAGATCCCTAAAACTTTGTATTAA
- the tssA gene encoding type VI secretion system protein TssA: MSQQYLKKIVEPISAANPVGDRLHDDALFDFVETQLMKVGSLSHSEVQWGEVESGVMTLLETRSKDLKLITYLMQCLQHQASIDRFSLSLTSLNEFMKCYWETCFPAPGPRGVLPRRKYFAQIVQRTAKAGENLDSQFSDPESKEQLLIWLSELMDTAEKLELPIDVLDGLKVRLTRQFEQGESKAVVNAVSQTASTTSVAQVMAPKLEIDSSNDKATKQTLLKVADFISEFETGTGLSLKIRRFATWFSVASAPENANADGETSLMPIAADRVSEYLSQLERGADLALLRRVELSLTLSPFWLDGHHLSARIAVALGQTPWAKAIHEDTAAFVDRLPKLLNMSFKGGLPFASKDTKAWLEQGYGRTAANGGGQGWELQGNEVMELAESGGLSVAFASLNDHLQRASEPRDNFYLRLLAADLKSGHQLSAMADIDYRILYEQANSTALADWEPGLMARLKQKANLD, from the coding sequence ATGTCACAACAATATCTTAAAAAAATAGTCGAGCCCATCAGTGCTGCCAATCCTGTGGGTGATCGCCTGCACGATGATGCATTATTCGATTTTGTCGAAACTCAGCTGATGAAGGTGGGTTCCCTGTCTCACAGCGAAGTGCAGTGGGGGGAGGTCGAGTCCGGGGTGATGACCTTACTTGAGACCCGCAGTAAAGATCTCAAGTTGATCACTTACCTGATGCAGTGCCTGCAACATCAGGCCAGTATCGACAGATTCAGCCTGTCATTGACGAGTCTCAATGAATTTATGAAGTGTTATTGGGAAACCTGTTTCCCAGCACCGGGTCCCAGAGGCGTGTTGCCCAGACGCAAGTACTTTGCGCAAATCGTGCAGCGCACGGCTAAAGCCGGTGAAAATCTGGATAGCCAATTTAGCGATCCCGAGAGTAAAGAGCAACTGCTGATCTGGTTGAGTGAATTAATGGACACGGCCGAGAAGCTGGAGCTGCCAATCGATGTACTCGACGGGCTCAAGGTGCGTCTGACTCGCCAATTTGAACAGGGTGAATCTAAGGCGGTGGTCAATGCCGTGAGTCAAACCGCTTCGACAACTTCAGTGGCTCAAGTCATGGCGCCTAAGTTGGAAATAGATTCCAGCAACGACAAGGCGACCAAACAGACCTTACTCAAGGTGGCTGATTTTATCAGTGAATTTGAAACCGGAACTGGGCTCAGCCTCAAGATTCGCCGGTTTGCCACTTGGTTTTCCGTGGCGAGTGCCCCCGAGAATGCCAATGCCGACGGGGAAACCAGTTTGATGCCGATTGCCGCCGACAGGGTCAGTGAATACCTGAGCCAATTAGAGAGAGGTGCAGATCTGGCTTTGCTGAGAAGGGTGGAGTTAAGCCTTACTCTGAGTCCGTTCTGGCTTGACGGTCATCATTTGAGTGCCCGCATCGCGGTGGCTCTGGGTCAGACGCCGTGGGCCAAGGCCATTCATGAAGATACCGCGGCATTTGTCGACCGGTTACCTAAGTTATTGAACATGTCGTTCAAGGGCGGCTTGCCTTTCGCCAGTAAGGACACTAAAGCCTGGCTTGAGCAAGGTTATGGCCGAACAGCGGCCAATGGCGGCGGGCAGGGGTGGGAGCTGCAAGGTAATGAGGTGATGGAATTAGCCGAGTCCGGCGGTTTGTCGGTGGCTTTTGCCAGCCTCAATGACCATCTGCAGCGGGCATCTGAGCCAAGAGACAATTTTTATCTGCGCCTGTTGGCGGCAGATCTTAAGAGCGGTCATCAACTGTCTGCTATGGCCGATATCGATTATCGGATCTTATATGAGCAGGCCAATAGCACGGCTCTGGCAGACTGGGAGCCTGGTTTAATGGCTCGCCTCAAACAAAAAGCAAATTTGGATTAA
- the vasI gene encoding type VI secretion system-associated protein VasI codes for MSQVKGWVLTGVLLLPAMCHAEPQLLNDAQVCVKITSKLERLYCFDQVFATPLMAQQTGLQASTHAVEWLRATKNEEQRQAGSSFFLGREEDSDNVWLTASAIGAVPPRPILMLSCIDGISRVELVLSHYFETGSMLVAVNRAASKGQRWQSDNSGYIFRTGRGLPAIKVMRTMLADKSLVLHSDTEEIDGLLFDTTELKQAIMPLRKVCRW; via the coding sequence ATGTCACAGGTGAAGGGATGGGTCCTGACAGGGGTACTCTTGTTACCGGCTATGTGTCACGCAGAGCCACAGCTGCTCAATGATGCTCAGGTTTGCGTCAAGATCACCAGTAAACTCGAACGCTTATATTGCTTCGATCAGGTTTTTGCAACGCCTCTGATGGCACAGCAAACAGGCCTTCAGGCATCGACACATGCGGTGGAGTGGTTACGTGCCACTAAGAACGAAGAGCAGAGGCAAGCCGGTTCAAGTTTCTTTCTGGGCCGTGAAGAGGATAGCGACAATGTCTGGTTAACCGCTTCCGCCATCGGCGCAGTGCCCCCTAGGCCCATATTGATGTTGAGTTGTATCGACGGAATAAGTCGGGTGGAGTTGGTGTTATCGCACTATTTCGAGACGGGCTCGATGCTGGTAGCAGTCAATAGGGCTGCCAGTAAGGGTCAACGTTGGCAGAGTGATAATTCTGGTTATATTTTCAGAACCGGACGTGGCCTACCTGCCATCAAGGTGATGAGGACCATGTTGGCAGATAAGTCCTTGGTATTGCACTCAGATACCGAAGAGATCGATGGTTTGCTGTTCGATACCACAGAGCTTAAACAGGCGATCATGCCCCTACGAAAAGTTTGTCGCTGGTAA
- a CDS encoding sigma-54 interaction domain-containing protein — translation MTSKQWLEQTSSLLECTREHELTAQFMRTLQQQLCLSDCVLLVPSVDGRRLILSQFRADKRLKVDTEADWDVTDFSHPFAHVLQTGKPMVLDYFSLAYWREEVKFVQLVSGLPQEINLLMFPLIQDQHVSGLLIFAVSVVETKEMLQDQQWQHYCGVFMRHWQLLNTVASQSGQASFLADSLSQAKDEIRHQKSLKALSQILVGEADKMYKLRGEILRVSGTDLSVMVQGATGTGKELVAKAIHEHSQRHDEQFVAINCAAIPENLLESELFGYEKGAFSGAHAKKKGLIAQANKGTLFLDEIGDMPLNLQSKLLRVLESGHFRALGASKEEHSNFRLVAATHVNLKQRVDNGDFRRDLYYRLCQFPIHVPALSERLDDLSLLVNHFINGFNRHHRREITGVRYETLLKLKRHSYPGNVRELRNIIEYACALTSHHGELEVSALPEFESAELIDIRCVSSVEGDFGDIEDLRLAVAEFERQVIRDRLDKFKGDRAKAAMSLGMPKRTFSHKCLKLEINE, via the coding sequence GTGACCAGTAAGCAGTGGCTAGAGCAGACTTCAAGTCTGCTCGAATGCACCCGGGAGCATGAGTTAACGGCTCAGTTTATGCGGACGCTACAGCAGCAGCTGTGCCTGAGCGATTGTGTGTTACTCGTGCCTTCTGTGGATGGTCGACGCTTGATTTTGTCGCAATTTCGGGCCGATAAACGGCTCAAGGTGGATACGGAGGCCGACTGGGATGTGACCGATTTTAGTCATCCTTTCGCCCATGTGTTACAGACAGGCAAGCCAATGGTACTGGATTATTTTAGTCTGGCCTACTGGCGCGAAGAGGTTAAGTTTGTCCAGCTGGTGTCAGGGCTTCCCCAAGAGATAAACCTGTTGATGTTTCCCCTGATCCAGGACCAGCATGTGTCTGGCCTGCTGATTTTCGCGGTTTCGGTAGTCGAGACTAAGGAGATGCTGCAGGATCAGCAATGGCAACATTACTGCGGCGTATTTATGCGCCATTGGCAGCTGCTCAATACCGTGGCGAGTCAGTCGGGGCAAGCTAGTTTTCTTGCCGACTCATTGTCTCAAGCCAAGGATGAGATCCGTCATCAGAAGAGCCTAAAGGCCCTGTCACAGATCCTGGTGGGCGAGGCGGACAAGATGTATAAGCTGCGGGGCGAGATCTTACGCGTCTCGGGCACAGATCTGTCCGTGATGGTGCAGGGAGCAACCGGAACCGGCAAGGAGTTAGTAGCCAAAGCCATTCACGAGCATTCTCAGCGTCACGATGAACAATTTGTTGCCATCAACTGCGCTGCCATTCCGGAAAATTTGCTTGAATCTGAGCTGTTCGGATATGAGAAGGGCGCTTTTTCCGGTGCCCATGCTAAAAAGAAGGGACTGATAGCCCAGGCGAATAAGGGCACCTTGTTTCTCGATGAGATCGGCGATATGCCGCTTAACCTGCAATCTAAGTTGCTACGGGTACTCGAGTCGGGTCACTTTCGCGCGCTGGGCGCATCGAAGGAAGAACACTCTAACTTTCGCTTAGTGGCGGCGACCCATGTGAACCTTAAACAGAGAGTCGATAACGGCGATTTTCGCCGGGATCTCTATTATCGTCTGTGTCAGTTTCCCATTCATGTTCCAGCGTTAAGCGAACGTCTCGATGATCTGTCTTTGTTGGTGAATCACTTTATCAATGGCTTTAATCGTCACCACAGGCGCGAGATCACAGGGGTACGCTATGAGACGTTGCTGAAACTTAAGCGTCACAGTTATCCTGGCAATGTGCGCGAATTACGTAACATTATCGAGTACGCCTGCGCCCTGACGAGTCACCATGGTGAGTTGGAGGTGTCTGCATTACCCGAGTTTGAATCCGCTGAGTTAATCGACATCAGATGTGTCTCATCTGTTGAGGGGGACTTTGGCGATATCGAAGACCTTAGGCTAGCAGTAGCAGAATTTGAACGTCAGGTGATCCGCGACAGACTGGATAAATTTAAGGGCGACAGGGCCAAAGCCGCCATGAGTCTGGGCATGCCCAAACGGACCTTCTCGCATAAATGCTTAAAGTTGGAGATAAACGAATAA
- the icmH gene encoding type IVB secretion system protein IcmH/DotU produces the protein MKPQKQSLTEQQLDDVLFDEVSNIDADKEYWFQLRGDNINQLIDAASPLIGMVLRVRKLADLQDVQQLYDNSVDDISAIEAELTESGYDRAIILAYRYVLCCFIDEAVMNTAWGADSVWAQHSLLTRFHNETWGGEKVFSILQRLETEPGTYQELLEFIYLCFSLGFEGRYKVMENGREEFDKIVNRLFETLRNLREEEPQLLTSATEHVVNTRFQIGRQMPIWTVFAGFFAMLTVIFIFYSVSLANKSAGVLDKLYQILN, from the coding sequence ATGAAACCCCAGAAACAATCCCTTACCGAGCAACAACTGGACGATGTCCTGTTCGATGAGGTGAGCAATATCGACGCCGATAAAGAGTATTGGTTCCAATTACGTGGCGACAACATCAATCAACTGATCGATGCGGCGTCTCCTCTGATTGGCATGGTACTCAGGGTCAGGAAACTGGCGGATTTGCAGGATGTGCAGCAGCTCTATGATAACAGTGTCGATGATATCTCTGCTATAGAGGCTGAGCTCACCGAGTCCGGTTACGATCGCGCCATCATATTAGCTTATCGTTACGTGCTGTGCTGCTTCATCGATGAGGCCGTGATGAACACGGCCTGGGGAGCCGACAGTGTCTGGGCGCAGCACTCACTCTTGACCCGGTTTCATAATGAAACCTGGGGCGGCGAGAAAGTCTTCAGTATCTTACAGCGTTTAGAGACGGAGCCAGGAACCTATCAGGAGTTGCTTGAGTTTATCTATCTGTGTTTCAGCTTGGGTTTCGAAGGCAGATATAAGGTCATGGAAAATGGACGTGAGGAGTTCGACAAGATAGTTAACCGCCTGTTTGAGACCCTAAGGAACCTTAGAGAAGAGGAGCCACAGCTGCTGACCAGCGCCACCGAACATGTGGTCAATACCCGCTTTCAGATCGGCAGACAGATGCCCATCTGGACCGTGTTTGCAGGTTTTTTTGCCATGCTGACCGTGATATTTATCTTTTATTCTGTGTCCCTTGCCAATAAGTCTGCCGGCGTGTTGGACAAACTTTATCAGATCTTAAATTAA
- the tssJ gene encoding type VI secretion system lipoprotein TssJ, whose protein sequence is MNRLRLGLMLVVLSQLFACSSSKPKDLPTILTYSILALDEVNPNLEGKPSPLAFQVFELEDDSKLLAADYDSLIEDHEDALGTNYVDHSDYTMLPGQFKFIEPKAIDEDTRYIGVMAQYGDPEVSQWKKVIKIKSIGREYHLLILLKEQEVILDKVE, encoded by the coding sequence ATGAATCGCCTGCGCTTGGGTCTCATGCTTGTAGTCTTGAGTCAGTTGTTTGCATGTAGTAGCTCCAAGCCTAAAGACCTGCCGACCATACTGACCTACAGCATATTGGCTCTGGATGAGGTTAACCCAAATCTAGAGGGAAAACCGTCGCCGTTAGCTTTTCAGGTGTTCGAGCTCGAGGATGATTCCAAGCTGCTCGCTGCCGACTATGATTCGCTGATCGAAGATCATGAAGATGCGCTGGGAACCAACTATGTCGATCACAGTGATTACACCATGCTTCCGGGGCAGTTTAAGTTTATCGAGCCAAAAGCTATCGATGAAGACACACGTTATATCGGTGTGATGGCCCAATACGGCGATCCTGAGGTGTCTCAATGGAAGAAAGTCATCAAAATTAAATCAATTGGCCGTGAGTACCATCTACTGATCTTGCTTAAAGAACAGGAAGTCATACTGGATAAAGTGGAATAA
- the tagH gene encoding type VI secretion system-associated FHA domain protein TagH — translation MDKVISLNIVNSQMLDAGLLPYIRFTKQGGVIGSSPGADWQLKHRLNEVKAQQCRILWLDEQFCVEDLCGEVFVNQSSMPIGLNRMASLNENDEISIGPYKVRISLGSENERSSAMTKQLSEMFDEQALSDLTQTSALSAGLVAEVKLAAIDDPMQALDALEQQGRNKVLSFTSLDPEQETEMSLIDSQLLGSDKELTMQADSEYTQDSAIALKKHTYLDNFTMDEKTLDLLESELHTDFDKNSVPSIHPVGNHLTAGPLFRGLGVQLGDVRDSEQMQAISVDLGASLKAAISGILSLHDTASQGRYQLMNKNLQPIEDNPLRLGLNYEDTVKTLFDDDRSPVHLSSASAITESLQSVEQHNQAVQTAISEALDYILMAFSPEKLLKRFSQYRKSSDANLETGDKWAWSMYEKYYAELTSNRQKGFEKLFWEVFEQAYDRKLRELQRDC, via the coding sequence GTGGATAAAGTAATTTCATTAAATATTGTTAATTCTCAGATGCTTGATGCGGGACTGCTCCCTTACATTCGTTTTACCAAGCAAGGCGGAGTCATAGGAAGCAGCCCTGGTGCAGATTGGCAATTAAAGCACCGTTTAAATGAAGTTAAGGCGCAGCAATGTCGCATTCTATGGCTGGATGAACAATTTTGTGTCGAAGATTTGTGTGGTGAAGTCTTCGTCAATCAATCGTCTATGCCAATAGGCCTGAATCGCATGGCTAGCCTGAATGAAAATGATGAAATCTCCATCGGTCCCTACAAGGTCAGAATATCTCTGGGGAGCGAGAACGAGCGTTCATCGGCAATGACCAAACAGTTATCTGAGATGTTTGATGAGCAAGCCTTATCGGATCTCACCCAGACGTCGGCTTTATCGGCGGGCTTGGTTGCCGAGGTGAAGCTCGCCGCCATCGACGATCCCATGCAAGCTTTGGATGCACTGGAGCAGCAGGGGAGAAATAAAGTACTGAGCTTTACCTCATTAGACCCAGAGCAGGAAACAGAGATGAGTCTGATAGACAGTCAGCTCCTGGGCTCAGATAAAGAGTTAACCATGCAGGCAGATTCCGAGTACACACAAGACTCGGCTATCGCATTGAAGAAGCATACTTATTTGGATAATTTTACCATGGACGAAAAAACGTTAGATTTATTGGAATCTGAATTACATACGGATTTTGACAAGAATTCAGTGCCATCGATTCACCCTGTGGGTAATCACCTCACCGCCGGACCTCTGTTTCGTGGTCTGGGCGTACAGCTTGGTGATGTGCGCGACAGCGAGCAGATGCAGGCCATCTCGGTGGATCTTGGGGCGTCACTTAAAGCCGCCATTTCCGGCATCTTGTCACTGCATGACACGGCCAGTCAGGGTCGCTATCAGCTGATGAACAAGAATTTGCAACCTATCGAGGATAATCCTCTGAGACTGGGTCTGAATTATGAAGACACAGTAAAGACCCTGTTTGATGATGACCGAAGCCCGGTACATCTCTCTTCAGCATCGGCAATTACTGAGAGTTTACAGTCGGTTGAGCAGCATAACCAAGCGGTACAGACGGCAATATCTGAGGCGCTGGATTACATCTTGATGGCTTTCTCTCCGGAGAAGTTGCTTAAGCGTTTCAGTCAGTACCGCAAGAGCAGCGATGCCAACCTTGAGACTGGCGATAAGTGGGCCTGGTCTATGTATGAAAAGTACTATGCCGAACTCACCTCTAATCGTCAAAAAGGCTTCGAGAAACTGTTCTGGGAAGTCTTCGAGCAGGCTTACGATCGCAAGCTGCGTGAACTTCAAAGGGATTGTTGA
- the tssG gene encoding type VI secretion system baseplate subunit TssG, with product MGYSDWPATSDLADESEGHKQVENVRSYNFFQLVELLHKLEGNDPEEQSWESLGKLFFTANPSLGFAPSDVSAMHRHPGNRVQLETTFLGLNGAQSPLPSYMLEQLIFDETNIKRDFLDFFNNRLIALFYRSWRKYRYYIRFQDDAVDKFSSQVFALVGLANEDIRGDTPINWCKMLAYAGTLAGRSRSPQTVAGIVAHCFELEDVSIRQWEFRHVQIPDSQRCILGQRNVSLGQDTMLGSRVGDITGKFVLCIKNLSLERFKDFLPSGKEYKALCKVMEVILREQMAFDFELTLKTDEVPLLRLGEGKGGQLGWSSFLGQAEIENQQVLIQIRQ from the coding sequence ATGGGATATTCAGATTGGCCAGCAACCTCTGATCTAGCAGATGAGAGTGAAGGGCACAAGCAAGTAGAGAATGTAAGGTCGTATAATTTTTTTCAGCTGGTTGAATTACTGCATAAATTAGAGGGGAACGATCCCGAAGAGCAATCTTGGGAGAGTTTGGGGAAACTATTTTTTACCGCAAACCCAAGTTTGGGATTTGCGCCGAGCGATGTGAGCGCAATGCACAGACATCCGGGGAACAGGGTCCAGTTAGAGACGACGTTTCTCGGATTAAACGGGGCTCAGTCACCGCTGCCCAGCTATATGCTGGAGCAACTTATTTTTGATGAGACCAATATCAAGCGTGATTTTCTGGATTTTTTTAATAATCGCTTGATCGCCTTATTTTATCGGTCCTGGCGTAAGTATCGCTATTACATACGTTTTCAAGATGATGCCGTGGATAAGTTTTCTTCACAGGTGTTTGCCCTGGTGGGGCTGGCCAATGAAGACATTCGCGGCGATACGCCGATTAACTGGTGCAAGATGCTGGCCTATGCCGGCACCTTAGCCGGACGCAGTCGCTCACCGCAAACAGTAGCCGGTATCGTGGCCCATTGTTTCGAACTCGAAGATGTGTCAATCAGGCAGTGGGAGTTTCGTCATGTACAGATCCCGGATTCCCAGCGTTGCATCTTAGGTCAGCGCAATGTGTCCTTAGGTCAGGACACCATGCTGGGGTCGAGAGTCGGCGATATTACCGGTAAGTTCGTTTTGTGTATCAAGAACTTATCGCTCGAGCGATTTAAGGATTTTCTGCCTTCGGGTAAGGAGTACAAGGCCCTGTGTAAGGTGATGGAAGTGATACTCAGAGAGCAGATGGCATTCGATTTTGAGCTGACACTCAAGACTGATGAGGTTCCGCTGTTAAGGCTCGGAGAGGGCAAGGGGGGTCAACTTGGCTGGTCATCATTTCTGGGACAGGCTGAGATTGAAAATCAGCAAGTATTGATACAAATTAGACAGTAA